The sequence ATTTGAGAGAAGATACTTACACATTCCTCATGAGAGGCCTTCCATCTGGACATTCCTCACGGTTTCCTCAAGCTTTGCCACATCTGTCTCTTCATCCCATGGATTCACATCCAACAAAATTGAAGACTTTCCGGCTGAAGGAAAAAGTTAAAATGAATGACAGTTATATATGGTTCTTAGAAAAACCCACAAGACCATGCACAGAACTAATCGCCTTAGTTTCAAAAGAACAATTTAAGGAGAGCATACTCACATATATTTTTTTGTCAGAGGCTTTGACAGCCGTTGCACGTTCTTCTGCAGCCTTCTTttcctcctctgtctcctctcCAAAAAGATCAACATCAGAATCGTCGTCATCATCCTCAGCTGGCtgcaactcaaaaaaaaaatattgtgttaTAAAGACTGCAATGAACTATCAATAGTATTCACATATCCCAAATCCGAAACACTTTAGATGGTTCCGAATCACATTTGATAAAACCTTCGCACATTTCCAAAAGAAGTAAAAAACAAAAGAGACTATTAACTATAAGATGGTGAGTTATAGCCTTCTTTGCGTTACTATGAGATTATAGTCCCTTCTCCGAGTTGAATGTCCTAGTAAACAGTTAAAATAAAATATGTCAGATACCATAAGACATAAGGGGCGGTACTAACTGAGAATTTAATTTAAATGCACATTACAACATACTTGCTACAAGTGTTGCAAGCGACTGGAGTAGCAGCAGATTTTGGAGTTTCTTGCTTTGATTTGTCACTCTTACCAGCCTTCTTAGCAGGATAAGGAGTCGCTATATGGACCCCAGTTCCCTTCTTTACATCATCACCTATATTCAAAACGAATATTCAAAATCTTACTACAGAAGTTCAAGTATAAACAATAAAAAACAACATACCACTAAACAATATAAGCAACAACAATCTGCTTCTTTCTCAAACAAATTGATGTCGCCAACTGGAACATTATTTTGAGGCATCCTAACTCTTAACTGGTTACCTCTGACATCTTCTCGATCTTCCATGCCCATTAAAGTATTTTGAGGCATCCTTGCAATGTTGATGCACCTTGACCTTCACTTCCAGGGAGCCATGCAGCTACGAGAGCATCAACATCtgatagataaggttcaatcacaaGAGGTCGTCCAtagataacaacaacaacacactTGATAGAGCCACAAACGTTCTTCATAGTGCTCAAACCAGGTTCAGGAATTGTTAAGTTAAGGTTGTCCCCCATTGTCTCTGCATATGGTTGCTCGCCAATAACAACAATAACATACGAGAA is a genomic window of Papaver somniferum cultivar HN1 unplaced genomic scaffold, ASM357369v1 unplaced-scaffold_137, whole genome shotgun sequence containing:
- the LOC113334680 gene encoding elongation factor 1-delta 1-like, which produces MGMEDREDVRGNQLRVRMPQNNVPVGDINLFEKEADCDDVKKGTGVHIATPYPAKKAGKSDKSKQETPKSAATPVACNTCSKYVPAEDDDDDSDVDLFGEETEEEKKAAEERATAVKASDKKIYVTGKSSILLDVNPWDEETDVAKLEETVRNVQMEGLS